Within the Deltaproteobacteria bacterium GWA2_45_12 genome, the region TGTTTCTAAACTTCCCTTGAAGCAGGCCCTCTATTTAAGAGACAATAAGTCATGGTTCGAGTTCTTAGATCCATCCTTCCCTTAGATAAGCCTCAGATCACTCCGGCACCTTCAGGAGTTAAATTATCCAAATTACCGCCCCTTCCCAAACCACCTGCAGGGGATTGGCGTTATTCCAACGGACATATTTTGGTCAATGGAGAAGACGTGGCTAAAGTGGTGAATCAGCTCGCCGACAAAAGCCCCGCCGAATTATCCCATTTTGCCCGGGAATTGGCCGCTTACCAAAATTACACTTTTTATACGAAATGGGCCAAACGACGCCGGCGTTTGGGGAAAAAACACCGTGATCCCGACAGCATTGATCCTACAGGGGAGTTAAGCCACATCATGGCCTTGGTGGATGCTTATGTGGCCAAGATTTCACGCATATTAAAACGTCGATACGACGAAAAAACAGATGGCATTACTTTTAAGTTAGATGAAGAGGGGCAGCTTATTTTAAATGGAATGAATGTAACTTCCTTCATTGAAATGACACGCCAGTATCCCAGCAAGAAAGCTCAAGTCTTTTTAAGGGGTTTAAAGAACAGGCTGGCCTTGATGGTCGCCAATAAAAGCCGCAGCCCCGCCTACGAAAAAATACGCGAGACCACTGTGAGTTTGTTCCATCAAATTGATGATGAATTAAAGAGAATTATTGAAGAAGAGAGGTTGTTGGAAAATTCGTAAGGGCAATTCGTAAGGGCAATTCATGAATTGCCCTTACATGGCCCTTTATGATACCCCGCCTCCGTGAACGGTTATTCTTTGCGAGAATTTTTTTCTCGTCCCCTAATTTGGCCCCTGCTTGTTTTGATTCTTTCGGTTCTTATTCATGATTCATTTTTTAGAGCCCATGACATTCATTTACCCAAAGGAAAATTTTCTTTGGAGGCCAAACTTCTTTTAAAAGATCCATCCAAAAACAAATTGATTGTTGAACCTTTAAAAGGAAATGCGTTATTAACCGATTTTTCAGGCAAGATCCAAATCACAACGGCCGAACCCATCCCGGCTTCGTGGAATGCAGGCGATGAATTTCATTTTGATTCCATCAAATTATCCAAGCCGGCTCATTATCAAAACCCGGGCGGATTTGATTACCGGCAGTATCTTTACCGCCACAATATCGAAGCCACGGCTTTTGTTTCCAATCTTTCCACCCTTCATAAGGTAAAGGATCACACCCATTTTTTTGTCGAAGCCAAAAACAGGTTTCAGAAAAGAATGACCCGGTGGATTCATCGTGATCCCAACAAGGAAGCCGGAGCCGTGCTCATTGCCATGGTGTGGGGGGATGAAAGCCATTTGAGTGAGGAAACAAACGAATTATTTCGCAAAATGGGGCTTTCCCATCTTTTGGTTTTGTCCGGATTGCAATTTGTTGTTGTGGCGGCCCTGTTTTTTAAGGGGCTTTTATTTTTGGGGCGAATTTATCCCAAAGTTTATTTGTATGGTTGGCGGCAGGTGGCGGCTGTGGGCACCTTGGCTCTGGTAAACATCTATTTGTTTATTTGTGTGTCAAGCCCTTCGGTGATGCGAGCCTATATTGGTATCAGCTGTTATCTGATTGCCCTTGTTTTTAAAAAGGACCGCGATCCCCTCAATATTTTATTTTTGGCCGCCCTTCTTATCCTGATTTTAAATCCGTATGATTTGTTTGAAGTGTCGTTTCAATTTTCTTTTGTTTCTGTCTTAAGCCTCATCCTTTTTCAGCCCACTTTTAAAAATAAAATGGCCATTTTTTTTACAAAGTTTGGCCGATTTGGAAATTTTGCAGGCAATCTTGTCAGCTCTTCTCTGGCTGTTTTTATCGGGTTGGGGCCCCTGCTTCTTTTTTATTTCCACACCCTGCAACCCCATGGTTTGTGGATGAACCTGTGGGCCATCCCGTATGTTGAAATGCTTGTGGTGCCCTTGGGTTTGGCAGGACTGGTGCTGGCCCCCCTTGTGCCCGGCCTGGCTAAAGTCTTTTTATGGATGGGCCTTAAACTGACCGCTTTTTTTCTTACGGTTTTGCATGGGTTGGATTCATTTTTAGACCCACCACCTCTCTTTTACCCACCGTATAAAGGAGAACTCGTTTTGTATTATTTGATTTTGATGTTTTTGTTTTTTCGATTTTCATCCAAAGTGAAGTGGAGTGGGGTTGCCATCCTTGTCTTGATTTTGGTGTCAGAAGTGGGATGGAGTTTTGGTTTTTTCAAACCCGGAAATCAATTTTCAATTACACAAATAGATGTTGGCCAGGGAGATTCCCTTTTGTTGGAATTACCAGGTCATAAGAACATTTTAGTAGATGGGGGAGGGTCTGCTTATTTTGATATGGGAGAAAATGTTCTTATCCCAAATCTTCTTTACCGCCGCATTCCCGCCCTTGATGTGGTTTGTGTAACGCATGCCGATACGGACCATTATCTTGGATTACAAACCCTTTTGGAAAAATATCCGGTGCGTGAACTGTGGTGGAACGGGTTTGTCTCGGAGGATGAACGTTACAATCAATTAATAAAATCAGCCAGACAAAGAGGAATCGTCGTACGTGAAATGACAAAAGGGATGAAGACGAAAATGGATCAAGCCGAGGTCAGTGTGCTTTGGCCCCCTGCAGGAATGCAGCAAAAAAAGGACAATAACGAATCCATCGTACTTCAAATAAAAGTAAAAGAGCATACGGCGCTTCTTACGGGAGATGCGGAATTTCCTTCGGAGGCCAGCCTTGTTGAGGAAGGATTATTACAATCTGCGGATTATTTAAAACTGGGGCATCACGGAAGCCGCACTTCTTCCAGCGAAATGTTTTTACAAGCGGTTCATCCCCAATTGGCCACGGCAGGGCTTAAAGAAGGTAATCGTTTTCACCATCCGCATCCGGAAGTGGTGGAACGTTTGGGACAATGGGGAATTCCATTTTTCCGGACGGATCGTGACGGAGCCATTACGATTCACTTTAAAGAGGGTGGTTTTTTGGTGGATAGATTTGTCGGAGAGAAAGTTTTTATTCTGAGATACTAAAGAGTACCTTTAGGCTTGGACAAACGACAATAGTTTTTCAACCACCCGGCTTATTTCGATATTGGGTGTGGAAGCGCCGGCAGTAATCCCCACTGAAAGGGCGCCATTTTTAAGCCATTGCCTTGTTTCAATTTCAGTTTTTTTTCCAAAAGGCTTGTGGCGGATTAAGGTGGATGAAACCAGGCATTCGGTGCGGTCAATATGATAGGTAGGGGCGATTTTTTCAGCCATTTCACACAGGTGATTGGTGTTGGAACTGTTGTAACCCCCAAGCACCAAAATAAAATCGGGATTTTTTTCCTTCAATTTTACAATGGCATCTTGTCTGTCTTGCGTGGCGTTGCAAATGGTGTCAAAGGACATATAGTGTTCGTTTAAAGCGGTTTCGCCATAACGTTTGATAAGGGCCTGTTTGATCATGTTGGCAATTTGCAGCGATTCAGAAGACAGCATCGTGGTCTGGTTGGCCAAACCAATTTTTATAAAATCGCGGTCAGGATCAAAACCGGGGGACATCACTTCCCTGAATTTTTCGATAAAGGTTTCTTTGTTTTCACCTTTAACAATATAGTCGCATATTTCCTGGGCTTCTTTTTCATTGAAAACAACGATGTATTTTCCATCTGGAAAAACAGAGACACGGGACGTCGTTGCCTGCGTTTCTTCGTGGTAATGTTTTCCGTGAACAACCACGGTGAACCCGTTTTTGGCGTATTTTTCAATGCGCTTCCACACCACAATCACGGAAGCGCAAATAGTGTCGATGAGTTCGCATTTTTTGTCCATGAGCTTTGAAAGCATGTTCACGGTGGTGCCAAAGGCGGGTACGATGACGACGTCATTTTCCTTAATTTCATCAAAATCGGCGTCTTTGTATTGGCCCGCTAAAAAACGAATGCCCATTTTTTGAAGATCGGTATTAACCAAGGGATTATGGATGATTTCGGTGGTGAGAAAAACGCGTTTGTCAGGGTAACGTTTGCGGGTTTCGTAAGCCAGCTCCACCGCTCGGTCAACACCGTAACAAAATCCAAATTCCTTGGCCAAGTGGATGGTAAGGGGCCCATAGGTTTTGGAGTAACCGGCGGCTTTAATTTCTTCAACAAGTTGGCTCTTATAATAGCGGTCAAGATCAGTCTTGATATCGTCCTTAAGCCCAAAGCCCTTGCGGTTCATCTTAAAATCCAAAATGCTTTCGTTTACAGTCATGGGGGTCCTTATTTAGTCAGGTTGAAGGAGGAATACAAGGGGGAATGTGGGGCAACTTTCTGGTGACAAAACCGATAATTAAAACACTATGACTTCTGTTTCATTTCAAACTTATGACATTAGTGGCGATGACTTGATTTGCGCTGAAGAATTACATGCCATCCATCATTTTCAAATGACGCGAAAGATGCTTTTGGGGTTAAGTTTAAAGGCCCTTCAGGCGCCTGACCCAGAAGCTGCCAGAGGGCTTGTTTTGGGTTTGATTTTCTGGGTTGACCAAACCATTGAAAACATGGAAGCCCAAAGTAAGATGAAACCAAACTACACTCTGGATGTTCCTCTTCTTCAACCCACTGCCAACTGGGATGTTTTTCCTACTCAGGTCATCAATTCGATTGTCCGAGGCTATGCCAATCTGCCTCCTTTGGAAAAAGTTTACTTTAAAAGGGAGTTTGAGAAATTTAAAGGCCAACTCAAAGATGGCAGTGTCAATTTGCAAACGGACATAGATGATTCTTCCCTCATCATTTATAATCAAGCTTTTCCGGACGAAATTAGGGCAAACGAGGCTTCTTTTTCACAAAAAGACTGGCAAGACTATGTTAATCGCCAAGAAGCTGAACTGCTCATTCAAGGTAAGAAATTTTGTCCGTAATTAATGTTGCAGAGTCACCCTTCGAGAGCCTCAGGGTGTCCTATAGTTTCAACTGCGTTTTAATCCGTTCAATCGCCTCTTCGATTTTTTCTGTAAATCCAAACGCTGAAAGGCGGAAATAGCCTTCGCCCGAAGGACCAAAGCCGGCGCCAGGGGTGCCCACGACGTGGCATTCGGAAAGAAGTTTGTCGAAAAATTCCCAGGAAGAAAGTTTGGCAGGGGTTTTAAGCCAAATATAGGGGGCGTTTACCCCACCATAAACCTGGATGCCCAACGAACTTAAGCCTTCGCGGATGAGTTTGGCGTTATTCATGTAATAGGCAATGGTCTCGCGGATTTCTTTTTTTCCTTCAGGACTAAAGCAGGCGGCGGCCGCTTTTTGAACGGGGTAGCTTACCCCATTGAATTTGGTGGTGTGACGGCGGCTCCACAGACTGTTGACAGATACTTTATTACCCTGTGAATCTTTTACTTTCAGCTCTTCAGGAATTACCGTGTAGGCGCAACGCGTCCCGGTGAACCCGGCGGTTTTTGAAAAACTCCGGAATTCGATAGCCACTTCCTTGGCTCCTTCGATTTCATAAATGGAATGGGGAATTTGAGCCTCTGAAATAAAAGCCTCATAGGCAGCATCAAACAAAATGACGGCTTCATTTTTACGGGCATAGTCCACCCATTTTTGAAGAGTGGCTTTGTCCATCACAGCCCCCGTGGGGTTGTTGGGTGAACACAAATAAATGAGATCCACTTTTTGTTTGGGAAGTTCCGGTGTGAAATTATTTTCGGCCGTGGTGGGCATGTAGACAAGCCCGGCATAACGTCCGCTTTTATCCAAGGGGCCTGTACGTCCGGCCATTACATTTGTGTCGACATAAACGGGGTAAACAGGGTCGGTAACGGCCACACTATTGTTGATGCTAAAGATTTCCTGAATATTGCCTGTGTCGCATTTGGAACCGTCGGAAACAAAAACTTCCGTTGCTTTTAAAGAAACGCCGCGAGGTTTGAAATCGTTTTCAATAATGGCCTGGATTAAAAACGGGTATCCCTGTTCCGGACCATATCCTTTGAATGTTTCGTTTTTGGCCATTTCGTCCACCCCTTGGTGGAAGGCCTTGATCAACGTTGGGGAGAGGGGACGTACCACGTCGCCAATGCCCAAGCGGATGATATCGGCTTTGGGATTTTTTTCCTGAAAGGTTTTTACACGTCGCCCGATTTCAGGAAACAAGTAACCGGCGGCCAGTTTGAGATAGTTGTCGTTGATTTGAGCCATAAAAGATGGTTGATTTAACGTATTCAATTTTAAAGGTCAACTTGCATGCAAAAGCAAATATTCATCGGTATCGGAGCTAATTTGGGGAGTCCTTTGGCTCAATGTCAAAGAGCTTTAACGCTTCTTTCAGGGCATCCCCAACTTCATTTGGTCAGAACCTCGTCTTTCTATGAGTCGGAACCTTTAGTGCCCGGCGGGGTTTCGCCCAAAACTGTGCCTTGCTATGTCAACGCTGTTTGTGAAATGACCACAGAGCTTAGCCCGGCCAAAGTTTTGGAAATCCTCATTCAAATTGAAAAAGAGATGGGAAGGGAGCGCCGGGCCAAGTGGGAATCACGAATCATTGATCTGGATTTTTTGGCCTATGAGAACGTGGTCTTAAATTCGAGCCAACTGACACTCCCCCACCCTGAAATGGCCCATCGTTCCTTCGTTTTGGTCCCCCTTTGTGAAATAGCCCCCCAGTGGATGCACCCTGTTTTGAAAAAAACAGTGGGGGAAATGGTCCAACTCATGGGACAAAATCAGAAAATAACCCCATTAATGTTGTTGACTCGCTAGAAAGCCTTCTTTAGCATATCGTTTCTATGGCTGTTATTGATTCAAACAAGAAAGAAATTAATTTTAAAATAGTTTATTACGGGCCAGCCCGATCCGGAAAAACCTCTTCAATTCATGCAGTTCAAGAGGGTATTCAGGTGTCCAAAAAATCCAAAATCAAAAAGAACCTCGAAACGGATAAAACCATTTTTTTCGATTTTTTAGCACTCTCTTCTGAAGCCATTGGAGGGTACAAAACCAAATTTCAGGTTTATACCGTTCCTGGGCAGGTCTTATACGAGGATTCCCGGAAGCTTTTGCTAAAAGGAGTGGATGGCCTTCTTTTTGTCGCTGATTCACGCCTGGAAAAATTGGAAGACAATATCCGCAGCATGAGTGAATTAAGGGATCATTTGCAGGCCATGGGCTATGTGCCGGGGGATATCCCCACCGTGTTGCAATACAATAAAAGAGATCTCCCTTCCGCACCGCAAGTGGATGAATTGCGAAAAACCCTCAACATTTATCACTGGGCTGATTTTGAAACTGTGGCCATTAAGGGCCAGGGTGTTGTGGATGCCTTTAAAGAATGCGTCCGCCAGGTGGTATTAAATTTAAAAGAGGTATGATTCGTGTCCCATCATTTTGGAACCTTCTGCCAGTCATCCAAGAATTTCTTTAATCCAAGATCGGTAAGCGTGTGTTTGGCCAGTTGTTGAATAACTGCAAAGGGGACTGTTGCCACATCCGCTCCGATGAGGGCGGCATCAAGAAAGTGGATGGGGTTGCGTACACTGGCCACCAAAATCTCTGTTTTTAGCCGGTAATTGGTATAAATGGTTTTAATTTGTTTGATGAGATCCATGCCTACCTGCCCAATATCATCAAGTCTTCCCACAAAAGGACTAATATAAGTAGCTCCCGCTTTGGCGGCGAGTAACGCCTGATTGGCCGAAAAACAAAGAGTGCAATTGGTTTTAATACCAAGTTCTGTGCAGGTGCGGATGGCTTTCAGGCCTTCTTCAATCAAGGGGATTTTAACGACGATATTGGGATGGATTTTGGCCAAAATCTTGGCTTCTTCAACAATTTCGTGATGCTTGATGGTGACTGTTTCTGCGGAAATGGGGCCATCGACGACGGCGACAATGTCTTTGAGTACATCCTCAAATTTGCGCCCCGTTTTGGCGACTAGCGACGGGTTGGTGGTCACCCCATCAATAACTCCCATGGCATGGGCTTCTTTGATTTCTTTAATATCGGCACTGTCGATGAAGATTTTCATAATTTTCTCCGTGGTTCATGATTTCCGGTAGGGGCAATTCCGGTAAGGGCAATTCATGAATTGCCCTTACACGTTTTTTTAAAACATTCCTCACTGCAAAAATATTTTCGATCCTTTGCATACGCCTGTTTTTGTGGATTATAAACACCGCAAGCGGGACAGGCAATCATTGTGTCTAAAATTTTTTTAGAAGATTCTTGGGTTCCAGATGGTGTTAGTTTTTGTCGAAAAAGAAACTTAAACAAAAAATAACATAAAAGAAATAATAGAATTAATCTGAACAAACCCATTTAATACTCCATCCTGTGTTCAAAAGCGCGAGAAAGTGTGACCGGGTCAGCATACTGAATGTCGCCTCCCACGGGAAGCCCTGAGGCTAATTTGGTCATGCGCAACCCCAGAGGTTTGATCAGTTTTGAAACATACAGGGCTGTGGCATCCCCTGTGACATTGGGGGAAGTAGCCAGAATGATTTCTTCCACGGGCTCGGAACGCAATCGTTGGATTAATTCTTTAACGCGCAGATTGTCCGGTCCAATGCCATCCAAGGGAGAAAGGGCCCCTTGTAACACATGATAACGGCCGCGATAGATTTTCGTTTTTTCCAGGGCCATAAGATCAGAAGATTCTTCAACCACACATAAAATTTTATGATCCCGCATGGGGTTGGTACAAACGGAGCATAGTTCCTGGTCTGTTAAATGAAAACAAACCGAACAAAAACGGATTTTTGAAGTGACCTCGGTTAAGGCTTTTGCCAGGCTGAGGGCATATTGAGCCGGTTGACGCGTGATAAAAAGAGCCAGGCGTAGGGCCGTTTTATTCCCCACGCCGGGAAGTTTTGATAATTCATGTGTGAGAAGGTCAAGAGAGGTCATTTTTTGGGGTGGTCATTTGGCTGGTCACCGAGCGGAGTCGAGGTGGTCCCTTCGACTCCGCTCAGGGACCGGAACTTGCATGCAAATGAGTTTTTTACATCCCGGGGATTTTCAATCCAAGATTACCCATCATGCCACCCATTTGGTCTTGTTGGGCTTCTTGTGCGCGGTTGGTGGCTTCATTAACGGCAGCCATAATGAGGTCTTGGAGCATGTCGATATCGTCTTTATTAACTACTTCAGGATCAATGGTTATTTTGAGCACTTCTCCACGTCCATTTACCTTACAGGTGACCATGCCTCCGCCGCTTGACGCCTCAAATTCCTTGGTGGCAAGCATTTCCTGCTGTTTTTTCAATTCTTTTTGAAGCTGCTGGGCTTGCTTCATGATTTGGTTGATGTTCATTTTTTCTGGCCGACCATCGTTTGTCGGGCATCGTAAAGTTTTACGATGGCCCGTTGATGATAGCCGACTTATTTGATTTCCCTGATTTCTTTTACTTTGGCTCCCAAAATCTCTTGGGCCAGTTTGATGCTTGGGTCATTTAACGCATCTTCTCTTAATTTGGTTGAACGTTGAATTTGCTCTTCTTGTTTTTGTTGGGCCACTGTAGGGCCACCTTGTTTCTGATTTTCCGCCGATTTTTCCAATGAAAAATGAATCTGCTGTTTGAAAAATCCAACCGCCATTTCTTCAATGGTTTTAAGCCGGTCTTTGAGCATGTCAGGGTAGATGGATTGGGGATCAAAGCCAAGAGAAATGAGGTTTTCCACTTTTTTCAAGGGGCGGGCATGTTCCAAAATGGCCCCAATTTGGGGCCGGGTCTCCAAAACTTTTTGGACAAAGGATCGCCAGAGGGAGTGGAGGTCGGGGGATGGTTGACTTGTCGCTGGTCGCTCGTGGGTAGAAGAGGGAGGAGAGGATTGTTGGTTGCTAGTTGCTGGTTCCGGCTGAAGCCTAAGTCGAACCATGTTTGGTGGGTTATTCTCAGCGTTTAACTTCTCCACCAATTCCGGTATCGAAACGAGTTCGCGTACTTTCATCATTTTAATCAGAGTGGTTTCAAAAACGATTTTGGGAAGACTGCTTCGCGAAATTTCTTCGGTGCCGCGCAATAAAATTTGAAACAAGATCAGCAAATGAGTCGAGGGAATTTTTTGTGTCCAATCTTTGAGGTTTTCATTTTCTTGCTGTGAGAGGCTTGTGGGAGATAAGGGGCTTTCTTTAACAATGAGAGCATCACGTAAAAGCTCCAAGAGCCCTTCGGCAAAAATTTTTAGATCAAAACCCTTGTTAAAAAGTCCTTCCACCTGTTTGAGGGCGTGGCCAATATCTTCTGAAAGGATGGCCCTGAGGGTTTCAAGAAGCAATACACGGTCGGCCAACCCCAGAATATCCCGAATTTGCTCGCTTGAAGGGTGATTGCCACAAAAACTGATGACTTGGTCCAAAAGAGAAAGGCTATCGCGCACCGACCCTTCCGAGGCGCCGATGAGAAGATGAATGCTTTCATCATCAAGGGTCACTTTTTCCTGGGACATGATGTTTTTTAAATGCCCCGCAAGTTTGTCTTGAGGGAGCCTTTTAAGGTCAAAGCGCTGGCAGCGTGAGAGAATGGTGATGGGTATTTTGTGAGGTTCAGTTGTGGCAAACACAAAAATGATATGCGGGGGTGGCTCTTCCAATGTTTTAAGCAGGGCATTAAAAGCGCTGGTGGAAAGCATGTGCACTTCATCAATAATATAAATTTTATACTTGCCGTGGGAAGGTAGAAACTTTGTTTGTTCCCTTAATTCACGCACATCATTGACTGAAGTGTTTGAGGCCCCATCAATTTCCAACACATCCATAGATGTTCCCTTGGTGATACCGACACAGGAAGAACAGGTTTGACAAGGGGTGGTGGTGGGGCCTTTTTCGCAATTGAGTGATTTGGCAAAAATACGGGCCAATGAAGTTTTCCCCACACCCCGGGCCCCGCAAAAAAGATAGGCATGATGAATGCGCTTTAAATCAATGGCGTTTTTAAGCGTGGTGACAGCCGCTTCTTGGCCAATGACTTCGTCAAAATGCTGAGGGCGATATTTGCGGGCGAAAACTTGATAACTCAAAATAGTTATGAGTTATGAGTTATGAGTTATGAGACATCTTTTTGAACATCTCATAACCCATAACCCATAACTCAGCTTCTACAAAATAGCCGGGAAACCCGTAGCACCGGGCCACAAGCTTACCGTTGCTTCCTTCCGAACCTGGCGGGTTTGGGCTTAAAAACCCCCGCACGGGCCCCGGCTAGGAATTTAGCTAGCATCTCCACCTATTCATTTCCAAGGGAAAAATGGTTAGAATTTTTTGGCCAATGCCCATTCTGGAGCCAATCCCAGTTTTTGAACCTGTAAATCGATAAAAGAGCCAACATGCCTTGTCATCGGCCAGCTCTCACAGGTATTGCTTAAGATATGAATATTGTTGGCTTTACAAATGGTCCGGCATTTTTTAAATGCTTAAAAAGCTAAGAATAAAAAAGTGAAAAATAGCCGGTTATATGGCAACTTTTTTTGGAAATTGACGAAAAAAGTGGAGAAAGTGAAATATCAATATGAGCCAAGTTGTAGATAATAGCGTACAAAGCGCAGCGCAAGCTATTCTGGGAACGTTAACGAGAGAAAACCTGTTATTAATAAGGGATGCCTCTCAAATTGTTCCTGCCATTGATACTAAAATTCTTAAATCTGAAATAGATCACCTGGCTCTCGCAGTTAGCCGTTATTACGTGATTGTTGAAGACCGGAACCGGGATTTAAAAATATCACCTCAAGAGCAAACAAGAGCGCTGGCAAAAGCAACGGCTTTTTGGTCGGAGTTCCGATACA harbors:
- a CDS encoding 4-hydroxy-3-methylbut-2-enyl diphosphate reductase; this encodes MTVNESILDFKMNRKGFGLKDDIKTDLDRYYKSQLVEEIKAAGYSKTYGPLTIHLAKEFGFCYGVDRAVELAYETRKRYPDKRVFLTTEIIHNPLVNTDLQKMGIRFLAGQYKDADFDEIKENDVVIVPAFGTTVNMLSKLMDKKCELIDTICASVIVVWKRIEKYAKNGFTVVVHGKHYHEETQATTSRVSVFPDGKYIVVFNEKEAQEICDYIVKGENKETFIEKFREVMSPGFDPDRDFIKIGLANQTTMLSSESLQIANMIKQALIKRYGETALNEHYMSFDTICNATQDRQDAIVKLKEKNPDFILVLGGYNSSNTNHLCEMAEKIAPTYHIDRTECLVSSTLIRHKPFGKKTEIETRQWLKNGALSVGITAGASTPNIEISRVVEKLLSFVQA
- a CDS encoding DNA internalization-related competence protein ComEC/Rec2, coding for MREFFSRPLIWPLLVLILSVLIHDSFFRAHDIHLPKGKFSLEAKLLLKDPSKNKLIVEPLKGNALLTDFSGKIQITTAEPIPASWNAGDEFHFDSIKLSKPAHYQNPGGFDYRQYLYRHNIEATAFVSNLSTLHKVKDHTHFFVEAKNRFQKRMTRWIHRDPNKEAGAVLIAMVWGDESHLSEETNELFRKMGLSHLLVLSGLQFVVVAALFFKGLLFLGRIYPKVYLYGWRQVAAVGTLALVNIYLFICVSSPSVMRAYIGISCYLIALVFKKDRDPLNILFLAALLILILNPYDLFEVSFQFSFVSVLSLILFQPTFKNKMAIFFTKFGRFGNFAGNLVSSSLAVFIGLGPLLLFYFHTLQPHGLWMNLWAIPYVEMLVVPLGLAGLVLAPLVPGLAKVFLWMGLKLTAFFLTVLHGLDSFLDPPPLFYPPYKGELVLYYLILMFLFFRFSSKVKWSGVAILVLILVSEVGWSFGFFKPGNQFSITQIDVGQGDSLLLELPGHKNILVDGGGSAYFDMGENVLIPNLLYRRIPALDVVCVTHADTDHYLGLQTLLEKYPVRELWWNGFVSEDERYNQLIKSARQRGIVVREMTKGMKTKMDQAEVSVLWPPAGMQQKKDNNESIVLQIKVKEHTALLTGDAEFPSEASLVEEGLLQSADYLKLGHHGSRTSSSEMFLQAVHPQLATAGLKEGNRFHHPHPEVVERLGQWGIPFFRTDRDGAITIHFKEGGFLVDRFVGEKVFILRY
- a CDS encoding LL-diaminopimelate aminotransferase, yielding MAQINDNYLKLAAGYLFPEIGRRVKTFQEKNPKADIIRLGIGDVVRPLSPTLIKAFHQGVDEMAKNETFKGYGPEQGYPFLIQAIIENDFKPRGVSLKATEVFVSDGSKCDTGNIQEIFSINNSVAVTDPVYPVYVDTNVMAGRTGPLDKSGRYAGLVYMPTTAENNFTPELPKQKVDLIYLCSPNNPTGAVMDKATLQKWVDYARKNEAVILFDAAYEAFISEAQIPHSIYEIEGAKEVAIEFRSFSKTAGFTGTRCAYTVIPEELKVKDSQGNKVSVNSLWSRRHTTKFNGVSYPVQKAAAACFSPEGKKEIRETIAYYMNNAKLIREGLSSLGIQVYGGVNAPYIWLKTPAKLSSWEFFDKLLSECHVVGTPGAGFGPSGEGYFRLSAFGFTEKIEEAIERIKTQLKL
- a CDS encoding nucleoid-associated protein, YbaB/EbfC family translates to MNINQIMKQAQQLQKELKKQQEMLATKEFEASSGGGMVTCKVNGRGEVLKITIDPEVVNKDDIDMLQDLIMAAVNEATNRAQEAQQDQMGGMMGNLGLKIPGM
- a CDS encoding 2-amino-4-hydroxy-6-hydroxymethyldihydropteridine diphosphokinase gives rise to the protein MQKQIFIGIGANLGSPLAQCQRALTLLSGHPQLHLVRTSSFYESEPLVPGGVSPKTVPCYVNAVCEMTTELSPAKVLEILIQIEKEMGRERRAKWESRIIDLDFLAYENVVLNSSQLTLPHPEMAHRSFVLVPLCEIAPQWMHPVLKKTVGEMVQLMGQNQKITPLMLLTR
- a CDS encoding DNA polymerase III, subunit gamma and tau — translated: MSYQVFARKYRPQHFDEVIGQEAAVTTLKNAIDLKRIHHAYLFCGARGVGKTSLARIFAKSLNCEKGPTTTPCQTCSSCVGITKGTSMDVLEIDGASNTSVNDVRELREQTKFLPSHGKYKIYIIDEVHMLSTSAFNALLKTLEEPPPHIIFVFATTEPHKIPITILSRCQRFDLKRLPQDKLAGHLKNIMSQEKVTLDDESIHLLIGASEGSVRDSLSLLDQVISFCGNHPSSEQIRDILGLADRVLLLETLRAILSEDIGHALKQVEGLFNKGFDLKIFAEGLLELLRDALIVKESPLSPTSLSQQENENLKDWTQKIPSTHLLILFQILLRGTEEISRSSLPKIVFETTLIKMMKVRELVSIPELVEKLNAENNPPNMVRLRLQPEPATSNQQSSPPSSTHERPATSQPSPDLHSLWRSFVQKVLETRPQIGAILEHARPLKKVENLISLGFDPQSIYPDMLKDRLKTIEEMAVGFFKQQIHFSLEKSAENQKQGGPTVAQQKQEEQIQRSTKLREDALNDPSIKLAQEILGAKVKEIREIK
- a CDS encoding recombination protein RecR; this encodes MTSLDLLTHELSKLPGVGNKTALRLALFITRQPAQYALSLAKALTEVTSKIRFCSVCFHLTDQELCSVCTNPMRDHKILCVVEESSDLMALEKTKIYRGRYHVLQGALSPLDGIGPDNLRVKELIQRLRSEPVEEIILATSPNVTGDATALYVSKLIKPLGLRMTKLASGLPVGGDIQYADPVTLSRAFEHRMEY
- a CDS encoding fructose-6-phosphate aldolase (similar to novel fructose-6-phosphate aldolase from Escherichia coli; enzyme from Methanocaldococcus janaschii shows transaldolase activity) is translated as MKIFIDSADIKEIKEAHAMGVIDGVTTNPSLVAKTGRKFEDVLKDIVAVVDGPISAETVTIKHHEIVEEAKILAKIHPNIVVKIPLIEEGLKAIRTCTELGIKTNCTLCFSANQALLAAKAGATYISPFVGRLDDIGQVGMDLIKQIKTIYTNYRLKTEILVASVRNPIHFLDAALIGADVATVPFAVIQQLAKHTLTDLGLKKFLDDWQKVPK